In Trifolium pratense cultivar HEN17-A07 linkage group LG7, ARS_RC_1.1, whole genome shotgun sequence, a genomic segment contains:
- the LOC123893714 gene encoding probable beta-1,4-xylosyltransferase IRX9H, whose protein sequence is MASIRRTLSPVARAGNVANVEGFSVASPLSKSSSSPQNSPSSVTSLDSRAFLLGVFYPRSLRAIERSNSKPKGQLWRKVLFHFFICFMVGVSIGLIPLASTNLSLNLMSKDSQHQDFSFEIISRVGNLRSLENLKTNETSLVDEDVKFDATLISEVQEQELTNGVAYNASDSKFGEDLYLDSQKLLIIVTPTYNRLFQAYYLHHLSQTLKLVSPPLLWIVIEMNSQSDETADILRSSGIMYRHLVCKMNLTNTSHRNILMRNVAIAHIETHRLNGIVYFADDDNIYSVELFQQMRDIRRFGTWTVARLSEDRSGIVLQGPICDGSQVIGWHTNNESDGKSKRFHAEMPGFAFNSTILWDRKKWHRPNPQPIRQLESVKENLWVSTLIEQIVEDEGEMEGLMNDCSRVMVWHIDLESSYSFYPQKWITENNLDAIWNLPLA, encoded by the exons ATGGCATCTATTAGAAGAACCTTGTCTCCAGTTGCTCGAGCCGGAAATGTAGCAAATGTTGAAGGCTTTTCAGTAGCTTCCCCTTTGTCTAAGTCCTCATCAAGTCCTCAAAACTCTCCTTCGTCGGTCACATCATTGGACTCCCGTGCTTTTTTGCTTGGTGTTTTCTACCCAAGATCTTTGAGGGCTATTGAGAGATCAAATTCAAAGCCTAAGGGCCAGCTTTGGAGGAAAGTGCTTTTccattttttcatttgtttcatGGTTGGTGTTTCTATTGGACTCATTCCGCTCGCATCAACTAACTTGTCCTTGAATCTCATGTCGAAAGACTCACAACATCAAGATTTCTCTTTTGAGATAATATCTAGAGTTGGAAATTTACGGTCGCTTGAAAATTTGAAGACAAATGAGACATCATTAGTTGATGAGGATGTGAAATTTGATGCTACTTTGATTTCAGAAGTGCAAGAACAGGAACTAACAAATGGTGTAGCATATAATGCCTCGGATAGCAAATTCGGTGAAGATCTATATTTGGATTCTCAAAAGCTTCTCATAATTGTCACGCCGACTTACAATCGTCTATTTCAAGCATATTACTTGCATCACTTGTCACAAACTTTGAAATTGGTCTCACCTCCTTTGTTATGGATTGTTATTGAGATGAATTCTCAATCTGATGAAACTGCTGACATCTTGAGGAGTAGCGGGATTATGTATAGGCATCTCGTCTGCAAAATGAATCTGACCAACACAAGCCATAGGAACATTCTTATGAGAAATGTTGCAATAGCTCACATTGAAACTCACCGCCTCAATGGAATTGTGTATTTTGCAGACGATGATAACATCTACTCGGTGGAACTCTTTCAGCAAATGAGAGATATAAG GCGATTTGGAACATGGACTGTTGCAAGACTATCGGAGGATAGAAGTGGCATTGTCTTGCAAGGGCCCATTTGTGATGGAAGTCAAGTGATTGGATGGCACACAAATAATGAATCAGATGGGAAATCTAAAAGATTTCACGCTGAAATGCCTGGTTTCGCCTTCAATAGCACGATACTTTGGGATCGAAAGAAGTGGCACCGGCCCAATCCTCAACCTATCAGACAGCTCGAATCAGTCAAGGAAAATTTGTGG GTTAGCACGTTGATTGAGCAGATTGTTGAAGATGAAGGTGAAATGGAGGGTTTAATGAACGACTGCTCAAGAGTTATGGTTTGGCATATTGATCTTGAGTCGTCTTATTCTTTCTATCCTCAGAAATGGATTACCGAGAACAACCTCGATGCCATTTGGAATCTTCCACTTGCGTGA